TGTAGGGAATACTTGCAGAATTTCACCATCAGCTGGTGCATATAAAATCCCTTCTGTAGATTCAAATCCTATTCCATTACCTAACATTTTTGTAGAAAAAACCTCATCAGGTATTTCTGATATGTCAAAACATCTTCCCACAACTGGAGATTTAATAATCATACTCTTTTCTTCTTTACTTTTTTTATTAAAAAAACCAAACATTTTTATCATCCTCGCCTTCTCTAAGGTAGCTAACAATTAATAATTGTTAGACTCCTAAATTTACTTAATTATGAGATTTCATTTTTAATTTTTATAATTTATATAAATATTAGTTTGTGCATTGTTTAGCATTTTAAATACATTTATTAAGAATCTACAAAAGTGACTTAATCCAGTAAACTGGCTGGCTTCTAAAATACTATTAAAAAAAAAGACATAACCTAATAAGATGCATTAAAAGCATTTTATATGGTTCATGCCTGATCTAATCAGTAACACACCTAATATTATAAACATTATTTTTTTAATTTGATTGCTTTAATCTATAAATATGCAATGACATATATCCAACTTCATCTTCGCAAACTTCTTTAAAAAGCTTTTCTGATATAAATTTACATACCTTCTTAGAAATTTCATACTCTTCACTCATTGAAGTTTTAACGGATTCTAACATTACATTTTTTAAAACCTTATCATTTTCAATTCTATCTAGTGCATATCTTAAATGTGATACTAGCCTCGCATATTCCATGGATTTTTGATTAGTATTTATTCCAAGTAGCTCTTGAATATATTCCATTACTTCTTTAATAATTCTAGTATATTTAAGGCTTTGAGACACTTCTTTATTAACTCTAGCAGAATGTACATGAAGAGTAATAAAACCGATTTCACTTTCTGGTAGCTCTACATTTAATTTTTCTTTAATAAGTTCTGAACCTTTTTCTGCTATGCTATATTCTTTAGGATATAACGTCTGTATTTCATTTAAAAAAGGATTAACTATATCAATTCCAAGTTCTATTCTTTTCATTGCAAAACTAATATGGTCAGCCAGCCCAACATGTATACGTGAAGTTAACTTTTCTTTTAAAATATCTTCTGCAAGAGAAATTATTTCTTCTGTTACTGCCAAAATTTTGCCTTCTACATTATTAAGAATTTCAACATAGTTAGCTTTTTCACTATCATCAATTTTAATAAACTTCTGCTCTATAGTACTTGCTTTAGTTATAAGTTCACCAGGTTTTTTACCAAAACCTATTCCTTTACCAAAAAGCACATAGACATTATTGTTTTTTTCAGAAACAACAACATTGCTACTAAGAGATTTTAATACTTTATAATCAATATCCATATTAACATTACCTCTTCTATAGTTTAAAATACATTTTGAAAATATTCAAGCGTTTTTCAAAATATATTCTTAAAAATTTAAAATTCAGTACATAATTTGTCGCATTTTGTTAATTAAATGCTTTAAATCACTGTTTTCTTCTTTAAATTACCATATTATTATTTCTAATATTGTATAATATAACACAATTATTGCATATATAAGGAACTCTAGCACATATAAACTATTTCACACTTAAGTATATAAAATCACTAAATTTACTATACTACAAATAAAATCCTGACTTTTGTCAGGATTTTATAATATGCTTTTTCATGGCCATAAGATAATAATCACGCTGAAACTCATTATTAAAAGTTTTCTCTAGTTCTTTTAATTTTTCTGTTTCTCCTTGTGATAAATCAGCATAAGCTATACCATTAGAATCTTTTAAGTACTCTTTATCCATTAAAATCACCTCATGATTATTCTACCCTTAAAATCTATTCTTATGTAAAATTATTATGCCATGAAGTTAATTATAAATACAAGCACCCTAAACTTCTTTAGGGTGCTCCATTAAAATTCTAAGCCATAAACATTTTCATATCCTCTTCCACAGTTGAAATTCCAGCTATTCCAAAATTCTCAACTAACACATTAACAACATTTGGGGATAAAAATGCTGGCAATGTTGGTCCTAAGTGAATATTTTTAACGCCTAAGTGTAATAAGGCGAGTAGTACTATTACAGCTTTTTGCTCATACCATGCAATATTGTATGTTATTGGTAACTCATTGATATCAGATAGTCCAAATACTTCTTGAAGTTTCATTGCTATAACAACTAATGAATATGAGTCATTACATTGACCTGCATCTAGAACTCTAGGAATTCCACCAATATCTCCAAGTTCTAATTTATTGTATCTGTATTTTGCACATCCTGCAGTTAAAATAACCGTATCATTTGGTAATTCTTTTGCAAATTCAGTGTAGTATTCGCGACCTTTCATTCTTCCATCGCAACCAGCCATTACAAAGAACCTTTTGATTGCGCCTGTTTTAACAGCATCTACAACTTTATCAGCTAGTGCTAATACTTGATTATGAGCAAAACCTCCAACTATTTCTCCTCTTTCAATTTCAATTGGAGCACTACATTTTTTAGCATGCTCAATTATTGCTGAAAAATCTTTTGCATTTCCATCTATTCTATCTTCTATATGCTTCATACCATCAAATCCAGCTGCTCCAGTAGTATAAACTCTATCCTTATAAGAATCCTTTGGAGGAGTTATACAGTTTGTTGTCATTAGTATTGGTCCATTAAAGCTTTCAAACTCTGAATCTTGCTTCCACCATGCATTTCCGTAGTTACCTACAAGATGAGCATATTTTTTGAAAGCTGGGTAATAGTTTGCTGGTAACATCTCACTATGAGTATATACATCTACTCCTGTGCCTTCTGTTTGTTTTAATAGTTCTTCCATATCTTTTAAATCATGTCCACTAATTAATATAGCCGGGTTGTTTCGAACACCTATGTTAACCTTTGAAATTTCAGGATTTCCATAAGTAGTAGTGTTAGCTTCATCTAATAATGCCATAGCGTCTACTCCATACTTACCACACTCAAGTACTAATGCCACCAACTCATCAACAGATAGGTTATCATTAGTTGTTTGTGCCAATCCCTTTTGCATATATGCATATATATCGTTATTTTCATACCCTAAATTATATCCGTGCTCAGTATATGCCGCTATTCCCTTAATACCATATATTACTAATTCTCTTAGTGATCTTACATCTTCATTTTCTGTTTTAAGTACTCCCACATTCATAGATTTACTTTCAAACTCTGAGGCACTACCTGTCCATGTTGCACATTCAGGTAAATTTCCATCTATTGCTCCACCAGCATTTAATAGTTCACCTTTAATTACTTCACGTAATTCTAATGCTTTTGTTATTGTTTGTATAAATCTACTTTTATCAAAATTTGCATTTGTTATAGTCATGAATAATCCGTTTGCTACAAATTTATTTACTTCTTCATTTTCTATCCCTAGTTTCCTTGCTCTTGTGCTGTAGATTGAGATTCCTTTTAAAACATAAATTAACAGATCCTGCATATTAGCTAGATCATCTGTTTTACCACAAACTCCTCGAGTTGTACAACCTGTTCCCTTTGAAGCTTCTTGACATTGATAACAAAACATACCCATTTTAAATTCCTCCTGTTATTTTTCTGGAATGACAACAATTTTGTATAATTGTCTTCCATATATTTTAAATTTATTGTTTTGAATAATTAATACTGATATAAACAATTTGATACTTATTTTTGAACTATCTTCAGTATACTTTTATACAGATATAAAGTCGGTAACAAATGTTACATAATAAAAGTTTTTTTCTTATACATTTCGCCTGTACACATAAAAAAACTCAGCATGATTAGGAGTATATCTCCATTAAACCTTAACATTGAAATTTTTGTATTAATATGGTATTATTACTATGTATGAATAATAAGAATAGGAGTAAATATTGTGAAAAATTTAAATATTAATAAACTAGTAAAAGCTAGTCTCTTCCTTGCCTTAGCTATAGTTTTTCAGGTTATAGGAAAAACTGCACCTCAAATAAGCCAATTTTTTGTTGGGCCAGCCATTAATGCAATACTTATACTTACAGCTGCAATTTGTGGAGGTGTTTATGGAGTATTTGTAGGCTGCTTAACTCCACTGCTAGCTTGGTTAACTGGACAACTCCCTAGCGCTTTTGGCCCTTTTATCCCCTTTATAATGATTGGTAACATACTATTTGTTCTTTGTTTTGTACTTGTGTGGAAACGAGGTAAATATGGCAAATACTTAGGAATTATACTTGGCGCTTTTATAAAATATATATTTTTATCAGTTTCTGCATCAAAGCTTATCCCCTTGTTCAAGCTAAATATACCTGTAAAAATGGCGAATATGCTAGTTATTTCTATGGGTATACCTCAACTTATAACTGCACTCATTGGAGGAGCTTTTGCATTAATACTAATTGAAATTTTAAGAAAGAGAAAAGTCTATATGTAGGCCTTTCTCTTTTTTCTTAGGGGGACGGTTAACAACTAATTACATTTTTCATTAATTAGTTGTTAACCGTCCTCACTCTCTTTCCCATTTATAATTAACCCAATCTTAACATTCCGTAATCTTTCTTAAAAAATTGTTTAAAATCATAAAACAATTAACATAAATAGTTAAAACTTAACACTAACTTAACATTGTTATGATAAAATTTCATAGAAACGCAGGAAATATTCTTTTTAAAAGGAGAGTTAATATGGATTATAAGATGATTTTTCAACTTTTGGGTGGTTTAGGACTATTTGTATATGGGATGAAGCTTATGGGGGATGGTCTACAGAAGGCCGCAGGAGAAAAATTAAAAAGAATGCTGGAAATTCTAACTAGCAACAAGTT
This DNA window, taken from Clostridium estertheticum, encodes the following:
- the hcp gene encoding hydroxylamine reductase, which encodes MGMFCYQCQEASKGTGCTTRGVCGKTDDLANMQDLLIYVLKGISIYSTRARKLGIENEEVNKFVANGLFMTITNANFDKSRFIQTITKALELREVIKGELLNAGGAIDGNLPECATWTGSASEFESKSMNVGVLKTENEDVRSLRELVIYGIKGIAAYTEHGYNLGYENNDIYAYMQKGLAQTTNDNLSVDELVALVLECGKYGVDAMALLDEANTTTYGNPEISKVNIGVRNNPAILISGHDLKDMEELLKQTEGTGVDVYTHSEMLPANYYPAFKKYAHLVGNYGNAWWKQDSEFESFNGPILMTTNCITPPKDSYKDRVYTTGAAGFDGMKHIEDRIDGNAKDFSAIIEHAKKCSAPIEIERGEIVGGFAHNQVLALADKVVDAVKTGAIKRFFVMAGCDGRMKGREYYTEFAKELPNDTVILTAGCAKYRYNKLELGDIGGIPRVLDAGQCNDSYSLVVIAMKLQEVFGLSDINELPITYNIAWYEQKAVIVLLALLHLGVKNIHLGPTLPAFLSPNVVNVLVENFGIAGISTVEEDMKMFMA
- a CDS encoding PRD domain-containing protein; translated protein: MDIDYKVLKSLSSNVVVSEKNNNVYVLFGKGIGFGKKPGELITKASTIEQKFIKIDDSEKANYVEILNNVEGKILAVTEEIISLAEDILKEKLTSRIHVGLADHISFAMKRIELGIDIVNPFLNEIQTLYPKEYSIAEKGSELIKEKLNVELPESEIGFITLHVHSARVNKEVSQSLKYTRIIKEVMEYIQELLGINTNQKSMEYARLVSHLRYALDRIENDKVLKNVMLESVKTSMSEEYEISKKVCKFISEKLFKEVCEDEVGYMSLHIYRLKQSN
- a CDS encoding polynucleotide phosphorylase, whose product is MDKEYLKDSNGIAYADLSQGETEKLKELEKTFNNEFQRDYYLMAMKKHIIKS
- a CDS encoding ECF transporter S component, with translation MKNLNINKLVKASLFLALAIVFQVIGKTAPQISQFFVGPAINAILILTAAICGGVYGVFVGCLTPLLAWLTGQLPSAFGPFIPFIMIGNILFVLCFVLVWKRGKYGKYLGIILGAFIKYIFLSVSASKLIPLFKLNIPVKMANMLVISMGIPQLITALIGGAFALILIEILRKRKVYM